A single Leptolyngbya sp. FACHB-261 DNA region contains:
- the sixA gene encoding phosphohistidine phosphatase SixA: MQLYLIRHGLAGEHGSYANDAERPLTPEGQRKTRACAKRLATLGTSFQLILTSPLVRARQTAQILQEQGLSTQLQDFALLAPGGSFPAWLEWLQQWQANQARNSQVGNLALVGHNPDLSDWAETLIWGEARGVFVLKKAGVISLELPDSGSPVGRSLLTALLTPKVLVS, translated from the coding sequence CCTACGCCAACGATGCCGAGCGTCCGTTGACGCCGGAAGGCCAGCGCAAAACTCGTGCCTGTGCTAAACGTCTAGCGACCTTAGGCACTTCCTTTCAACTAATCCTCACCAGTCCTCTAGTCCGAGCTAGGCAGACTGCTCAAATCTTGCAAGAGCAAGGGTTATCAACTCAGTTGCAAGACTTTGCTCTGTTGGCTCCAGGGGGCAGTTTCCCGGCTTGGCTGGAGTGGCTCCAGCAGTGGCAGGCCAATCAGGCCAGAAACTCACAGGTTGGGAATTTGGCGCTAGTGGGGCACAATCCGGACTTAAGCGACTGGGCAGAGACCCTGATCTGGGGTGAAGCAAGAGGCGTTTTCGTGCTTAAGAAAGCTGGGGTGATCAGCCTGGAGCTACCGGATTCTGGCTCTCCCGTCGGGCGCAGCCTACTTACGGCGCTGCTAACACCTAAGGTTTTGGTGTCCTGA
- the psaX gene encoding photosystem I protein PsaX yields MTTSKGPIQTGKKPYPFRTFWALLLLAGNILVALIYFRILNI; encoded by the coding sequence ATGACAACCAGCAAAGGCCCGATCCAAACTGGCAAGAAACCCTATCCTTTCCGTACCTTCTGGGCTCTACTCCTACTCGCAGGCAATATCTTAGTCGCCCTAATCTACTTCAGAATTCTCAATATCTAG
- the cutA gene encoding divalent-cation tolerance protein CutA produces MVLTTVPEVETAQTLAETLVTEKLAACVQVLPAMTSTYCWQGKLEVATEHLILVKTLRTRYAQLEARLKALHPYAEPEVVALSATAVSASYLAWAMASLQLD; encoded by the coding sequence GTGGTTCTGACTACAGTTCCAGAGGTTGAAACAGCTCAGACTCTGGCGGAAACTCTGGTAACTGAAAAACTAGCAGCCTGCGTCCAAGTCTTGCCAGCAATGACCTCAACCTATTGCTGGCAGGGCAAGTTGGAAGTTGCGACCGAGCACTTGATTTTGGTTAAGACGCTGCGCACTCGCTATGCTCAGCTAGAAGCTCGGCTGAAAGCACTGCATCCCTACGCGGAACCGGAGGTTGTGGCGCTCTCAGCAACGGCTGTGAGTGCTAGCTATCTTGCTTGGGCAATGGCTAGCCTTCAGTTAGATTAA
- the psb29 gene encoding photosystem II biogenesis protein Psp29, translating to MNSKLAPVNNIRTVSDTKRAFCKAYVRPINSVYRRVVEELTVELHLLLVNTDFRYDPIFALGMVTAFEQFMQGYRPESEREPIFNALTQSLELDPNQLRQDASRLLELADRRSAETLTLLTRLESTEAELSELQNLLQSVAGNPKFRYSRLFAIGLFALLQQGDSQAMADDGQRKSMINQVSGALKLPDDKLTKDLDLYRTNLEKVAQARQVMDDILKADRKKREQRATTTSSEEEAPSETPS from the coding sequence GTGAACTCCAAACTTGCCCCCGTGAACAACATCCGCACGGTTTCCGATACCAAGCGAGCCTTCTGTAAAGCGTACGTTCGCCCAATCAACTCCGTCTACCGCCGGGTAGTGGAAGAGCTAACGGTTGAGCTGCATTTGCTGCTCGTCAACACTGACTTTCGCTACGACCCGATCTTTGCTCTGGGTATGGTAACTGCCTTTGAGCAGTTCATGCAGGGCTACCGTCCTGAATCTGAACGGGAACCCATCTTCAACGCGCTGACCCAATCTCTAGAGTTGGATCCCAATCAACTGCGGCAGGATGCCAGCCGGTTATTGGAACTCGCAGACCGACGCTCGGCAGAAACTCTGACCCTGCTCACCCGGCTCGAGAGCACTGAGGCTGAGCTGAGCGAATTGCAAAACTTACTGCAATCGGTGGCGGGTAACCCAAAATTCCGGTACAGCCGTCTGTTCGCGATTGGCTTATTTGCCCTGCTGCAACAGGGAGACTCGCAAGCTATGGCCGACGACGGTCAGCGCAAGAGCATGATCAACCAAGTCAGCGGAGCCCTTAAGCTACCAGACGACAAGCTCACTAAAGACCTCGACCTTTACCGGACCAATTTAGAGAAGGTTGCTCAAGCTCGTCAAGTCATGGACGACATCCTGAAAGCAGACCGCAAGAAGCGCGAGCAACGCGCCACCACTACGTCGAGTGAGGAGGAGGCTCCGTCTGAAACTCCCTCTTGA